The sequence CTCTAGATTACTTTGCAACTTTATAGTTATCCATTATGTCCCTCACTTGcactgaaaaactttttaagcTCCCCATAAATCCCCCacatctttattaaaattccccTTCAAAAGCCTCCTTTCTCTCCTTTTCTCCTGTACACGAGAATTATTACATTTCTCCAAATTGCCAAGCATTCATCACAGGATTATCTCCTGCAACGTTAAGCAGATTTGAGTGTTTTCTTGTCTGACTACCTTGTTGCAATAGCATCTCACACCTATGGGTACGTTTTAGTTTTATACTGGCTCTAAAATCTAAAGTTTTCAAGCCCAAACTATCCTAGTCCAGATACCCCCAGTACGATAAGCGGTTTTACTCTGAAAAGGAGAATTAGTAATTGATGAGAGATTTAAATTCTCGCCCTAAGGGAATTGGAACTTCGGGGACAGCGGATTGGTGCAAGAATCAATAGTCCTCTCGGGGCGATGTGGCGGAATGGAATGGCCCTAAGGGATTTAGGGGTTGAAATGTCTTAATCCGGAGCCGTTAGTTTATACACGTAGGAGTGAGTGGTTAGTTTTAGGGAGGAGCAGGACGAGAGTTCCTTTAATTATATTGGGTTCGATCAATGTTGAAAGTGTCGAGATGAAGAGGTTTCTTGCCAGGTAAAATTTAAGGTACGAGTCACTTTCATGAATTATTTCACGGGTGTTCCCACGAACTTCCTTCCGACAATTTGTTTCAACACCTCATGTTCACCTCTTAAAAGTTTCTATGGATACTTTGTACTCGCGTTTATTCTATTGAGTTATGCTCCTGCGTACTTCTCCTTTGTGGCCTGTTGTAACTTAATATCACAAAATCTGACTCTAGAGGTCACCTCCTAATTATCTACTTCCTGACAGGGCGTGGGGGTGGCTGATAGGGGGTACTTATACCTATTTCTTCCGACCATTCTTCCATATTTATGTTCACCTCTTAAAAACTTGTACGGAATTTTAGCGACCGCGTTAATTCCACCGAATCGTGTTTTTTCATTGCTCCCTAAcgtatttaagtaaaaaaacccAACATATTTAGATAATTCCGCAAGTTATGTTCCCATATGGTACGAGTGACTTTTTATCTACAGCTCTTTCACATAATTATTCCGAATGGCTTTAGCAGGaagtgttattaaatttttccgaTTTGGTGGGTTCACCGTTCTGCTCGATTTTGATTTActgcatataaaaattttaaatttgaaatccggTTCTCGACTTCCGTAAATACGAATAAGTCATGTTCCCACGCACTCACTGGTTTCCTAAGGGAAGTATTAAAAATCTGATCGTTTCTATTAAATTCGAAATGACAAACCTGCTGTTTTATTGGTGTCTATAGGCTTACCAGGATCGATGCAGCGGACTTCCATGCTTTTCCGGttatttgccttttttttaacttgttaatatccaataaatattaaacgaGCTTGCTAATGAAGTTTCCAGGACAACGCAGCAAAATTGAATGTCGAGctctaattaaataaaactttgtgAATTGAAACTGGAAGCGACGTTTCAATAATCCGACAATAAAACGGGCCcacaataatgaaaaataatccGCAAGAgctaataaatagtaaaattaaTGAGGACATTCGCGCCCTTGTTATGACTATTTGCATGCAGGCCGGACTATTATTACGTCCGGGGTTgcatgtgttttattattgtccTGGGGACATTAATTGTACGTAGCATTAAACCAAACACTGTATcgagttataaataaatatttaccaggATATTGTCCATTACAACGCCGCTCCACCGAAATTGGGTTCGCGCATGTGGGGCGAATTCAGTTTCGAATTTCTGCGGtgttaaacatggaaaactTGACCTGAAGGCATCAAATGTGTATTTTGTGTCTAGGTAACTGAGATTATGTCAACTATTGTTAATCAGGGCAACCTGAAAGTCATCATAATCTATAAGGAAAAAAGTCGCCACATTCAGAAAACAGTAGGGCTACAGCGCTTTATTGCCCGGATAGTGCCATCTTCAGATATCACAAGATCAAATGAAGAGTTCCACGTCGAAACAAATTGCCAAACAAAAAGCAGTAAGCGAAGTTAAGCTTGAGGTGCTGTAGCGCTCGACTCGTGCAAATTCCCCGAATGCGCAAAGAATACTCAATCTGGAATAATCCAATATCCCAAAATCCACACTTGCCAGGACAATCATTACAGAATTCAGCTCCAAATAGCATGCATCTCTGCTTTATCCAGGAAATCAATCCCGTATTATTGTCTCTACACTGAGCGAATTTCCAGGATTATCGGCCAAAGTTCTGGAGATTTATCTTGGCAATTACCTGGAGTCGCAAATTGGGGTATGTCTTTGAAGCTGAGACAACTTAGGGCCGATTGGCTCGGGTTTTATGGCCCCATTCGGCTTCCATGTCTGTCATTATTGGTGAGTAGTTTATAGGAGTTTGTGTACCATTGATTTGAATACTCTTTAAGGCGATTGATGGCAGCAAGGGAGATTTAAGAGATTTAAGTCTGGAACAGGCGTTTGGTGGAAACATTTATATCTAGAACGAGGAAGAGTTTCCGGTCCTCAATAGCTCAAGCGAGATGGAAACGAAAAGTTTGGTTAGTAATCGTGTAAGTTAGGGATTGTTCTAATTGAGCTTAGTCATTCGATATCTTACCTGACTATAGTTATTGAGGACCAGgaacaaaataaatcacattttggCGTGAAAATGAAGAAGTCTCCGTTTTAGTTTAGAGATCCCAGCTGTGGCTTCCAGCAATCTTCCTTGCTCTGGAAAGATTCAGAATTATCTCTTGTGACACCTATAATCTTCGGTCGGTTAATAATGCTTCTAACTTGTCTTTGTTGAAAtccaatttcaactttttcatttcacaAAGCTCTTGATCATAGTTATTACGAGCCAGGAACGATATAATCCTAAACTCTATTTGAAGATAAAGAAGTTGTTCCTAATCCAGAGTCCTCagcttttatttgttttcttttgctCTCCTCCAGAATTATATTTCGTGATCCCCCTGTTCTTCTAGTGGTTAGACATTTTAAAACTCAGATGTCTACTATAATGGaacaaaataatctaaatttcttcttttccaTTCTTTTAAGCGTCTCCTCATCAATCATAGCAAAATCCCAGTAAAACCACCCCTCAGAGACATTTAGTTCTGCGCGCGATTTTTCCGCTCATTGTTCCATTGTCTAGCTTTCATATATCCCAAAATTTACAACCACTTTAGTACATTGAGAAGCGCAATTCATTTACTTACAAGGGTGGATAATGTTCGTGCAAAATTGCTCCTGTCGCACGTATGTTACCGCTGAAATGCCTGTTTTATTGCCCACTGAGATTTAATGCCCTGATCTAAGACTGGAAAATGACATAGtggggagggggggggggggggtcatGCCCACTCTCACTTTATTAATTCTCGAACAAAAGGCCTCTTTTCGATAAACTGGAAATTACATTAACTTGTATAATTAAAGCTTAATCCGGGAAGTTTCCAGTTTTCTTCTCGTTGCTGGGACATTTCCATTTAGCGAAGCCCTTGACGACCGAGAATGACTCTCGAAAAAGGGTCCTCGTgcacaataaaattaatacgaCGTTTCTTTGGGACGgagttattaattttaaggttTCTTTTGTTGTTTGCGAACACTTTATTGTTTAAGGCGCTTTCTTTATTATAAAGCTACACATTGTGTTCTGGAAGCCATGGATTATTCCACATAATTCGATATAAAGATAAAACTGCAGCTAAAATTCCCCATTTTCCATGCTTGTCTGTGACAGGTCATTAAAGCCTTCTCGCAATTCGTCGATCGATAAACTAAAAAGgacgttaattaaaaaatctgttaCATTTCTTAATTAAGTGACTCTTTGTTCCCTTGAAACCCGCTCATTTGGATGCAAAGCGGCCATTCCGAATGCACTGTTTAGCGAAATGACGATCTTAATCTTGGAAAATGATGTTTAGGGGACAGAAAGTTGTTctagaattattaaaattgccttaaaaatattgtagtGAAAtgcgattttatttaatcCCCAGTTTAAAAAGATTTGGGGATTCTTGGCACGCTAGGGGAAAGCTGAAAATGGCATAAATTGACACTGTACTAAATGCCAGAAATTCAATATAATCTCAAGAATAAAACCCAGGAAGGTGTTTAAAGGggttgaaaaaaatgcatcaGTAACAAACCAGATGAAATACACAATTTGTTCCCCAGTTTCAAATTGGATATACGCATCTCCAAAATCACTGTTTACCCTTAATACCTTAAAAGAccagcaataataattttctctcaATGTGGCAACGTTGCGCTACGCATTTGTTCCAGACTTGCGTAGCATTGGCTTGCAAGTCTATGCTTTTATTTCAGAGTGATTGGCTTGGCAGTATTGCCACGATTTAGGAATTTTCCTGAAATCATTTATTGTATAAAGCTGCTGCTCTGTGAGCTGTAATTAAATCCTCGTTGATTTTTTCAGAGTTTTCTGCTCATTTTTCAACTGACAAAGTGACGATAGCCCCAAcgtaagttaattaaaaagaggTTTGGATTCATCTTCGCGCTAACTGTAAGTTTCAATTACTTAACTGAACatttgaaacataaaattccAGCGTCGCATTCTTAAAGGAGTTTCATTCCCTCTGACAGCctacaatattattatttcaatattcaaaGAATATTGTTATCGCTCATTTTAGGGGCTTTAAGAATCGAAACTAATGAATTAAGTAAGTGCTGATTTTCCAGTTCTAAGGTCCTCTTTTGTTCCGTTATTGATAAGATCGAACTAGATAGCGAGAATGATTGTTCTTAAGTAGAAATCACTTTCATCAAGTGCCATCAAGTTATCTGCAAGatttattaggaaaaagttctaaagaaaagaagaaaaagacgCTTAAACTCAGAATTATGTGGCCCAAAAGTTCGGTTTTTTAGCAAGTAGAGtagaaactttgaaatatgttttgtGGCTAAAATTCATTTTGGAATCCGCAAACTGACTTCATtacaaaaacgaaataaagCACCTTCCAACAGGTAAAATGTCCAAAaggagaaaagaaaaattcccaTATCGTGGAAACTATAGGAGGCAACACAATCAGGAAAACTCtagaaaaactgtaaaaatggTAAAAGTTACTCAATCTGAAGATCTTTGCTAGAGAAGAACCCCCtcatattatgaaaatttttaattaatcatgTGAAAATTGtaagatttttcaaagaaattctCCTGTAAACAGTAACTGTAAAcagtaaaaattcttaattagaaAATCACTGattaaagatataaaataataccTGATACTGATAACATCAGTAATTATTATCACAAAGTCAACCttgatgtaataaaattttctataaaaccTCGGACagtattttaaattccttacAAATCACTTGAAAATGCAGTTGCTTTCGTTCTTAAGCATCTTTGTGGTACTGGCCGCAGTACTGGCCAATAATCCCCCATTCCGGAACAACGATTTCGAATATTTGATATCAAATACTAAGGTACGGTTTCAGTATTTGAAAAgctattaaataatttcagtgCGTTTCAGTTGCCTTATTTAGAAGCATATGCCGCCTGTAAACGGTACGGGTATACCTTGGCTATTGAAAAATCTGCAGAAGATACTGTAAAGGTCAACGAGGCCCTCGGGAAGGATGGAGATCTTGTTGATGAGAGTAAGTACTCattcaggaatttttaaatttcagaagAAGACTGGCAAGTTTATTGCAACAACATTGCTCACAAACAATAGCtcaaaattactaatttttcacgaaatttcttatttctcaGGGCACTTTCTGGGAGGTATCCGTGAGAACAGTGTGGTCTTTTTGAACAAATGGATGTGGCTAGAACAAGGGGAAATGTTTAACTACACGAATTGGTATCCCGATGAGGAGCTCAGCTATGATTGCCTTTCGAAACATGCCGTTAACTCCACTGGCTACCAAGGTGAATGGACAACGGATATCTGTACTGAAgctcattattttatttgtcaaaagaacttttaattagttaaaaattgcaaggaaaaatttcgaaacttatgtggaaataataaaacttagcCACTGAAACCTCGGAGTAGTGATATGTAAAATAACCAGTGGCGGAGCAACTCATTTTCGAAGGAAACATTCCCGAAATTTTTGGTTTCCAAAAATGTATGAAACTTATAAGACTGAGACATCAGTAACTTACCGTATTTTAACTATAATTAGATTTGTATgtagtttgaaaaaaattcactgtAAGTCTGTAAAAGCAGGGGCGTACAAAATACGATAGATATTACCAACATATATTAATTTGGCAAATTGCTAAATCTCAAAATGTCGTGATACGCCAGTAGTTTGATGTTTACTTAATAATCTCTATAatctaaatttctttaatttaattacagttAAATAGTGGCGCGTTGAATGCAATTTGgagataataataatcaatcaaatcaaaacaCGACTAAACAAGATAAATAATTGGAGAAAAATGCTGGGTCTTAAAACATGTGATACATGTAACCAAGGAGGAACTGCTTACTTAGCAGGCCTACGTAAATTTGCTTCGCACCAAGACTACTTACTGTGAAGTGTGAACCCCAACACTATGCGTTATCAGCAGTTAGGAATTTTTGTAGTTAATTGCTGATAATCTTACCCATCCATCGCCTTTTTTACCGATGTAAAATAAGAGTGACCAATTCACAATATGactattttcaacaattttgaaacaacaactctaattttatgtaaaattcataAGACATTTCCCTATAGTAAACTTTTACAGAAATAACTGCAGCAGCACTGAGAGTACCCCCGCTTCAATCcgcaaaaatgaaatatccaAGAATTATTCAGAATTCGTggaaatattctaaaatttcctcatttttttcCTCTGCACCTcttcttagatttttaaaatgcaaaattgacATTTGAAATATGCGTGCTTTGATTATTTATAACACCGACGAATCCTCATAAATTTTCTTGGAgcttttgtgtgtttcttcAATGTGCTGATGGGATTCAAACGTGCATCggttattttttgataaaaatagggaaaatctctttgaatatttttaacagcGGATCTCTCAACAAACCGATAATGAGTAATTCTCATCATTCAAGTCCGAGAAATTTCTTCAAGTTGGTAATAACTCAAGCATTCCATTCCATTCCAATTTCGAGTCGCCGATATATCTATCTTAAGTCAACAATTATCCTATCTTAAAAGcgttgtttttcttttcagaaatcatattaataattcctCTTATAGATAGTATCTAAAATGACCTCGAGTGCAGACTCCTTCATTTTTTATCGTCTGAAACTGTATATATTTATACACaaggtaattttataaataaacttcAGGTTAGTGTGCATATTGATCAACACGACGCGAGTCCGACATGCTCAAacttttagttatttttactATCGTAGCTGTGGTAAGAGATAGCGGAGCCTCTATCACCACCACTGCACCTCTAACTAAAAAATACGATGTTTCCAAAATTCCAGTAAAATGAAATCGTAAAGtcatattcaaaaaatggtgaaaaattttaattttaggctcGATTCCTCGATGCTTATGCCGcatgtaaaagaaaaaaacataatttagcCGTAGAACGCTCTAAAACCGAAACTGCAAATATTCGTAACGCCATCACTAAAGCTGGCCGCGAAAACATTGGTGAGtacataaacttttatttatatacagtgtgaaaGTTTTGGACGGAACTgttcatataactaagatgccgaacatatgcggttaaaatcctcggacacgtcgatttttattttttcttgtggtTTTTTCGaaggtaaattcatgtatacagagtgtctaaAGATCAGGTATGATTCAGGtatgatttcatttttgaatttttcgcaaaattctaagtgtgtttcatgtaccatgtcctatacccaaacgcaacaggtctcgagaaatttatgaTTGATCATAtcagaaactaaaatttttgatttattttaaaatttttttggtccCGAAAAGAACCCATTTAATACAAAGTAAAACAAtaagcaacaattaaattaaatggtCAAATTGGATCTCACCTACTTCTTGACAGTAAGCAAAGCGGTGAATGAACTcctgtttgacattttgaagcattgctggggtaattgttcttatttcattacggattctttcttttaaggtTTCAATAGTTGCTGAGTGgttaaagtataccttacTCTTAAGATAACCCTATAGAAATTAATCTAAAGGCGTgaggtcaggtgatcgtgccggCCATTCAATTACCCCTCGTCTCCCAATCCAgcgttcaggaaaaatgtcatttaaatagGCCCTAATATCAACGTGGTAATGAGGAGGTGCTCCATCATGTTGAAACTATAAAGTATCACGGGGAATATCAGGATGATTCTCATTTGGATATAGCTTAACAAGAGCAGCAACAAGATCTATGagcaattctaaataattttcaccCGTTAATGTTTCGTCAATGAAACAGGGTCCTAAAATTCTGTTGCCAACTATTCCGGCCTAaacatttaccttttttggaaattgagtGTGAGTCTCCATCATCCAATGAGGATTCTGGGGTGCCCAATAGCGATAGTAGAGAATATAGACCTATTGCGTTTAGAAATGGGACATGGCACATGAAatacacttagaattttgcgtagaattcaaaaatgaaataaaaaataggtgtttccgtttgaaaaaacaaagttggtagCCGTACCTGATATTTGAACTACcttgtatacatgaatttaccaaagaaataaaaaataaaaattgacgtgACTGAGAATTTTGGCCGCAAATGTTAGACAttttagttatatggactgtttcATCCAAAATTTGCACActgcataattttaaaaatgcaggaATATTTAACACAATTCTCCTAGATTTAGGGTATTACATAGGGGGATATTTAGAACACACCGATGATTTCAAATCCTCCAGTTGGCTTTGGCTGGACACAGGGAACgccttaaattatttcaattggTACTCCATAGCACCAAATGACACCTGGTATTGTCTGTTTAAACAAGGGTCACAGGAAACCGATTACAAATGGAGTGGCTCGCTTTGCAATGAGCGCCGATATTTCATATGTGAATATACACAATAgcctaattaaatataatatgtataatataatcGTTCGATGAAGCctttaattcgtttttttgttaatttctaaataccgtctccaacattttatttaaaatagtagTGTACAAGAATGAgataaatgatttaaaatttgtggtTTGGTTCaagtaaatacaaaaatatttattacacgccactgactttttatACGATAATAGCTTTACGAGAACTCCATTGTGCAATGTCTCATTGAGTatcacttttaaataaatgttatttaacaGTACCTAACATGATAAAATATCATCGGCATGCGTTGCTTAGTTTTTGGTGGAAAATCCCgggatttattttaattttaaaattattcaaatctcACAGCGATGTCTTGTACCTTGACTACACCACTGAGCTTAGCATTTGTAtgtcatataatttttaatttgttctcAGAATGCCTCTGAATTCCAATATTGAACATCCTTTCTCCCTTTAATCTGAAGTTTCCTGATACACACTGCATACTACTGTCTTTTGCAAACTATGAAAATACACAgaattattttcgaaataaaaaaaattgagggcGACGTAGTGAAAGGCTGAGGCGCCTCGCCGAAGAAATggaactaaaattaaaatttcagcaTCTCATAGTTTTAATAGTAAACTAATCTCCTGGTTTATGGTATACACCATTGTCTTTTTATGCAGTCAAAaccagttcaagtggaaacataggAATTGTACAAGTGagagaaggaccgcataagaTTTAATATGTCTGCGACAAAGACCTAGAAAGTGGGTTGCACAGTTGGCGGTTGACGTGGGCGGAGTAGTTCCTATGTTTGCTGAATCTCTCACCGTGTTAGAcattttattcataataaGTTCTAATgatgtattaaatttgttttgaatttttacttatttataaattattgcacaTTTCCCCATTATAACATAACTTAGCTATTTCATTAATGAACATGATAACTTGAATTTACTGACATTTggatatttgtttatgatcTGTTGATCGGCCAAAGACTATAATTAAATCTGACGTTACTAGTGAAGGGTTAATAGACGATACAAAACAGAAAGATAccggaaaataaaacaaattgaccAGTACAGGTAAAGCATGtgaagaattttcattttaactaGAAGAGTTacttgctttaattttttctatttatttacaGTGCTACTTTTTGCTCCTAtagttcttaaaatttcaataaccgCAAAGGCAGtcaaatcgatactaatctaaacatcgaagtggaCACGCCTCCaggactgactccgcccacatCAACCGCGCACCGTGCAACGCACTTCGTTGATCTTTGTCGCAGACATGTTAAACCTTATGCGATCCTTCTTCCACTTGCACAATTTATATCGAGGGTATATTGTAAATAAGAAAAGTGTAATACAGGTCACGCAAACTCTCAGGTTAATTGCAGCTAAACCGAGTCAGTTAGGGTTGGCTAATCCATTTGAAACATCACtacttaattattaaaaaaaaaacaaatggacttgtattaatttaaaagttgatCAGATATTGTCAACATTGTCATTCTCGCAAACCAAATAGAAGAGAGCGGTGCAAGAGACCGAATTGCAAAGTCCATCGTTGGTGGCCGGGAACAATTTCAGCAAACGATCATCATTGGTAGCATCCACCGGGTGCCTATTAGAGTATTCGAAAGTTGTTCCTGATTTGAACCACATCCATTCGCCATTAAACACGTccgcttttttttttaatcctccGTTGAAATCAGGATTCCTGTGCCTTCCAATTTCTCCATTAGACTATAGAAAATTTGCAGTAACTAGTCTGGTCAGAAACCAGAAGGGCGGCATTGATATAGTGTCTTTAGCACTTCTTTCAACACCCAGAGTGTATccatattatttgaaattgacTAGAGCTTCTAGGGAAGTTAACTGCTtcagtaaattaataaattctgtATATTAAGCCTtaaagtttctattttttaccaCAAAGTTGGACACATAGTAATTGATAGGGCCTGAGCAATAAGTACTACTCAAGGGGTGCTTTAGATTTGAGTCAAACACCATTG comes from Euwallacea similis isolate ESF13 chromosome 9, ESF131.1, whole genome shotgun sequence and encodes:
- the LOC136410865 gene encoding uncharacterized protein produces the protein MQLLSFLSIFVVLAAVLANNPPFRNNDFEYLISNTKLPYLEAYAACKRYGYTLAIEKSAEDTVKVNEALGKDGDLVDERHFLGGIRENSVVFLNKWMWLEQGEMFNYTNWYPDEELSYDCLSKHAVNSTGYQGEWTTDICTEAHYFICQKNF
- the LOC136410903 gene encoding uncharacterized protein, which produces MLKLLVIFTIVAVVRDSGASITTTAPLTKKYDVSKIPARFLDAYAACKRKKHNLAVERSKTETANIRNAITKAGRENIDLGYYIGGYLEHTDDFKSSSWLWLDTGNALNYFNWYSIAPNDTWYCLFKQGSQETDYKWSGSLCNERRYFICEYTQ